One part of the Actinomycetota bacterium genome encodes these proteins:
- the proC gene encoding pyrroline-5-carboxylate reductase, with translation MDDFNKLCFIGAGNMCEALLAGIISSKFFPVENIILSDIRKQRLKYLEEKYNVKTTMDNKEAVKVSDMIFFSVKPQNIATVLEEVGELLRSYQMVISIAVGIPTYFIESYMKEEVPVIRVMPNTPALFQSAISVLSKGKYANDKHLNFARELLSCVGDVDILPEKLQNAAAAINGCGPAYFFYFIESLVDAGISVGLNKDIAKKLAVQTMEGSVKMLKESGKSPTELRRMVTSPGGTTIAALEQFEKGAIRYHILKAIKAATNRAEELSKQLMK, from the coding sequence ATGGATGATTTTAATAAACTCTGTTTTATTGGAGCTGGAAATATGTGTGAAGCTCTTCTTGCGGGGATTATCTCATCGAAATTTTTCCCAGTGGAGAATATTATTCTAAGTGATATCAGGAAGCAAAGGCTCAAATATTTAGAGGAGAAGTACAATGTGAAAACTACAATGGATAATAAAGAAGCTGTTAAAGTTTCTGATATGATATTTTTTTCAGTAAAACCACAGAATATTGCCACAGTTTTAGAGGAAGTAGGAGAACTTTTAAGATCTTATCAAATGGTAATTTCAATTGCTGTTGGTATTCCCACATATTTCATTGAATCATATATGAAAGAAGAAGTTCCTGTAATAAGAGTTATGCCAAATACTCCTGCACTTTTTCAATCAGCAATATCTGTATTAAGTAAAGGAAAATATGCGAATGATAAACACCTAAATTTTGCAAGGGAATTACTTTCTTGTGTCGGGGATGTTGATATATTACCTGAGAAGTTGCAGAATGCTGCTGCTGCTATTAATGGTTGTGGACCTGCATATTTTTTCTATTTTATAGAATCTTTAGTAGATGCAGGGATATCAGTTGGACTTAATAAAGATATTGCAAAAAAACTTGCAGTTCAGACTATGGAGGGTTCAGTCAAGATGTTGAAGGAGTCTGGTAAATCTCCAACTGAATTAAGAAGAATGGTTACATCTCCTGGTGGAACAACTATTGCAGCATTAGAGCAATTTGAAAAAGGAGCAATTAGATATCACATATTAAAAGCAATAAAAGCAGCAACAAATAGAGCTGAGGAACTAAGTAAGCAATTAATGAAGTAA
- a CDS encoding cell division protein SepF: protein MGEKFKANIPVIINLQGVDQNLAKRVIDFASGLTYGLDGGIQRVADRVFLLSPYNIEVSAEERIRLEEKGLFNQF from the coding sequence ATGGGTGAAAAGTTTAAAGCAAATATTCCGGTGATTATCAATCTGCAGGGAGTTGATCAAAATCTGGCGAAAAGAGTTATAGATTTTGCAAGTGGTCTTACATACGGTCTTGATGGTGGAATTCAAAGAGTTGCAGATAGAGTTTTTCTTTTATCACCTTATAATATTGAGGTATCAGCAGAAGAGAGGATAAGATTGGAAGAAAAAGGACTCTTTAATCAATTTTAA
- a CDS encoding YggS family pyridoxal phosphate-dependent enzyme, translating to MNKKIYIKQKISNVYKKIEEVAKRSDRLTSDILLIAASKYVKSDELKVAIENGIKHVGENRAKKLIDLYNNIGDLVTWHFIGHLQSRKVKLVIPIVEYIHSIDSISTVKEIDKRAKNIDKIQKILVEVNISGEETKYGIKPNLLIDFVKEISNYKNVKIVGLMTLAPFTDDMSICRRIFKTLRELKNKINKKYPDLSLSHLSMGMSNDFEIAIEEGSTMVRIGSAIFK from the coding sequence ATGAATAAGAAGATTTATATAAAACAAAAGATTAGTAATGTTTATAAAAAAATAGAAGAAGTAGCAAAAAGAAGTGATCGTTTAACTTCAGACATACTGTTAATTGCAGCATCGAAGTATGTTAAATCTGATGAATTAAAGGTAGCAATTGAAAATGGTATAAAACATGTTGGTGAAAATAGAGCAAAAAAATTAATTGATCTATATAATAATATAGGAGATTTAGTTACATGGCACTTTATTGGACATCTTCAGAGCAGGAAAGTGAAATTAGTCATTCCAATTGTAGAATATATACATTCAATTGATTCTATATCAACAGTAAAAGAGATTGATAAAAGAGCAAAAAATATAGATAAAATTCAAAAAATATTAGTAGAAGTAAATATATCTGGTGAAGAGACAAAGTATGGAATTAAACCCAATCTATTAATTGATTTTGTAAAAGAAATATCAAATTATAAAAATGTAAAAATAGTTGGTCTTATGACCTTAGCTCCTTTTACAGATGATATGTCAATTTGTAGAAGGATTTTTAAAACATTAAGAGAACTTAAAAATAAGATAAATAAGAAGTATCCAGATCTTTCTCTTTCACATTTATCAATGGGAATGAGTAATGATTTTGAGATAGCTATAGAAGAAGGGTCAACTATGGTAAGAATAGGTTCTGCAATTTTTAAATAA